A genome region from Coffea arabica cultivar ET-39 chromosome 7e, Coffea Arabica ET-39 HiFi, whole genome shotgun sequence includes the following:
- the LOC113700960 gene encoding transcription factor MYB92-like, with amino-acid sequence MGRSPCCDETGLKKGPWTAEEDEKLTKYIQKHGHGSWRALPKLAGLNRCGKSCRLRWTNYLRPDIKRGKFSPEEEQTILNLHAVLGNKWSTIATHLPGRTDNEIKNFWNTHLKKKLIQMGFDPMTHRPRTDIFSSLPHLIALANLKELMEQNSWEKQAVRLQTEAAQIAKLQYLQYLLQPPAASMPSLSNSLSATIPDMEAYNLLNSLSAVKDSQVLSTNPMETPIPSSIMATNTLQAVHESIPFSHLPDLESPCSFQTSMNKDHMVQASNLTILCSQGENSPTSPWLPHSSLSPSPPPPPVIPPMTEVSITNGGDACSTSSYEGGPSSIWPELLLDDPLFHEIA; translated from the exons ATGGGAAGGTCCCCTTGCTGCGATGAAACTGGCCTAAAGAAAGGTCCCTGGACTGCTGAGGAAGATGAAAAACTCACCAAATATATCCAAAAACATGGCCATGGCAGCTGGAGAGCCCTTCCAAAACTTGCAG GTCTTAACAGATGTGGGAAAAGTTGCAGACTTCGTTGGACTAACTATTTGAGACCTGATATTAAGAGAGGAAAATTTTCTCCAGAAGAAGAGCAAACAATTCTTAATCTCCATGCTGTACTTGGAAACAA GTGGTCGACTATTGCCACCCACCTGCCTGGAAGGACGGATAATGAGATCAAGAATTTCTGGAACACTCATCTGAAGAAGAAGTTGATTCAAATGGGATTTGATCCAATGACTCATCGTCCTCGGACCGATATCTTCTCCAGCTTGCCCCATCTTATAGCTCTGGCTAATCTTAAAGAGCTTATGGAACAAAATTCATGGGAGAAACAAGCTGTAAGATTACAAACTGAAGCTGCTCAAATAGCTAAGCTTCAGTACTTGCAATATCTTCTTCAACCTCCAGCCGCTTCAATGCCATCTTTATCGAACAGTTTGAGCGCAACTATCCCAGATATGGAGGCTTACAACCTACTAAACTCGCTCTCAGCAGTGAAGGATAGCCAAGTATTAAGCACAAATCCTATGGAGACCCCTATTCCATCATCCATTATGGCTACCAATACTCTTCAGGCTGTCCATGAGTCCATCCCTTTCTCTCATTTGCCTGACTTGGAATCTCCCTGCAGCTTTCAGACTTCTATGAACAAGGATCATATGGTTCAAGCCTCTAACTTAACAATTCTCTGCAGCCAAGGAGAAAACTCGCCGACTTCGCCATGGCTTCCCCACTCCAGCTTATCTccatctcctcctcctcctccggtTATTCCACCGATGACCGAGGTTTCCATTACCAATGGTGGGGATGCTTGTAGTACATCCAGCTATGAAGGTGGTCCATCTTCTATTTGGCCTGAACTCTTGCTTGACGACCCTTTGTTTCATGAGATTGCTTAG